aaatactaagaattttatagtaaaaggtaaattcaacggggtcgattaggagatcaatcaatgaacaattctgcgattcgacccatgaacttgctcacatgtatgggcaaaatcacatcactcaccagataaaactcacccttctattctccgtttatgccttactttatttgagacagaaaatatTCACTTATCCTTcgttcattctcgattagaacggaaaaatactgtctcgattccgctcatctattctcagaaaatTTTGCATTCTTTCTTTTGCCTCTCGGGATGACGTTAGATagtgatagaatcaaattggagaCTTTTGCTTGCGCCAGCAAGTGTCTctataaaatcattcgtttttcactcaaatagcaataatTGAGCcgcgatcgcggcagtaaaatataggtagatagtttcaatcgagttgtttcctgtgcgctattacaatgacattttttggtttctagtatgaaacgatctaagccaacgcaaaagaccatattaacgcaagttattggtgagcgggaaagtggattcatgtgcacttgaatgctgacaaggaaaagagtataagggaaaataaaatcatacatacacgcagacaCAGTCTATTTCGattcactcgttattttgtttcgtgcgaactttccaaaggaatattcattcattgaatgttgttttccattctttgttttattatgTTCACTATCAGTTCCGAATGAAGATGatcggggagtgtaaaatgatccatcgtgcaatctcacgattgcttgctgcattcttttcgccatgattattccaagcagatataacagtgatttataattaggtgtggagaaatgagcgaatgaactttccatacttgcttgctcatagtaagaaaacgtgaatgtttgaaggtattgataacaaaaaacaaatttccggcgggacgaagtttgccgggtccgcTAGTGGTATAAATTATaacatcgtaagaacgattctgcgtaataagcatttgaaaattctcaataaacgttacatttttcgtagagtgacccccctatatagaaatcaaagacttagtcctacgtcaaaaactttatcagttttctgatttggcacccttcctgaaagacgtagttctacgtcaaaaaatctatGTATACTATGCAtacggtatatttttttctcaataggatatatcagcttcccggtaatccggaggagctgtacaattatctgattgatttgtacgaagacgctttcgaaaatctagtgtcaacaaatgatattgactTTGTCATCATCGTGGAGACAGCGATGTGGATGCTAGAGATAGTGACTCGGAGCAGTgccaaaaattatcaaaatttattcacgaatgaaggaattagctttttcccagtgtcggatgaattctcttctgttgacacTTAACACCATATATGTTATAAttagtataacacaagagtggagacgcgtgaactttgtctggtatattgaacgaaaacagcatgaacgattttcgcaaagcctgcattcaggcacttttattactgtcaataatttcagatgattatcacgaacgttaagttgacgttacgaatatcatggcCAAAATgtagatgcaaatgaaaaatgaacttcatggcaagctaaTGTtgctgttcattccactggtgttcattgatattGTTGTTcaatatttatcgactctcgcttcaGCAGTAGGTGATCAATACaaggcaggctgaaattcgccgtatttgaatgttgtgaacgtgaatatttccgGCACATGTCGAGAGCAACATTGAACGATGCCAATCAAAAGAATGCTCCTCGGGCAGCAGCAAGAAGCGGAGAgccagacactgggaaaaaatgaccttaaattcggatgagtgacataaatccagcaagaATCGAGTTCATGCAGATCAAGCCTAAACACTCGAAGTCATCGAACGTTAGGTTTGacggaataaatcatttcatttataCGAATCCAACTGGTACCCAACGAAGGTATGCGTATTGCAACCGATGTACGACGTATATTTGCTTGAAGTGTGATGTGGGTTTGCACCCTTCGGAGTGCTTTTTCCGGTATCATACTCAGTAATACTAAATCcgatacactgccgttctacgcataactgtactatgttctacgcaatccctatgaaccgtgggacaattatgcgtagaacggcagtacacgaaagtgctaataaactatgaaaaaagttgttgaagttgaattttaggaaataaaaccgttttcaTTCCGTTTTGTATTCAAATGATTTCCTTTTTTGATACTGTATCGGCTCagcgtattaaatttcatacgtcagatatctcaacttccaaagaactccaaaccaaaataCTGCTGGAGAAacgcgcggagcacttcatttttaatttgaggttatgatttctatgctcaagATTTTCTATGCTAcaaaaaggcggccatcttggCAATCCTTTGGTCGAAACATGTTGCTGTTAAAAATAATGTCATGcacaacttagagcatttgatagaaggatgggaatgatttgagaagtggataattcagactgaaatgcatataaaccatcgaaaaaaaaaaatgaacaataacTTCGTCAAACATGCATCTGTTCATATaccgcaaaaaaaatcgcacaaaaaaaaccgcacaaaaacagtacACAAGCAAATATATGATTTTTCCCGTACATGTTCAAATGTTCttcatgttttgacgtaggactacgtctaacctttcaatatagcggcccatttcaatatttcggtgtgaaaaagtgttcaatttttgaacgctaatacctccccAATTAATGAgtacagaatcacatcacttaccacagtgaatcctgattttaaacctatcccactaacaaatattccttccatgataaaagctagggaaccacgctatagaggcgacacTTCTggtcttcgggcggcgaatatcatactaacattccttcccttcccccggtgactgtaaggacgtggccggcgtcgttattgataattcaaagctcgaatcaccgaaaattgcacaacgagaatgatttgctagtcccaagcgtcattctgtgtgttctttgtgcaatttggttggttcaggtcaatcacggagagcaactacgaattgtacagtctacccaagctcaagctcaagctaatacctcctcaattaatgaatggattttggttccaaatacacacattgataggaaatatcctcagcaattgtttatatgctacacattacgggttttcagctcatataaagttcaaattgatgaaaaattggaagaaagaattccctactttcccatacattttgtttacgctcccgcagcaaacagctatgcATTACAtgcaaccacgggtacgggcgaaacgtatggacaaggcGAAGGAGagagcagtgtttggatttcgatcaaaatcgaatgatacacaatgtgtcatgcaggtaacctctcacgaacatataaccaaatatgagaggatcattcagatacttgtatgaatgacagtaatcacttgtgtaacattacatgattaaaccaagagaggaacgaagactgttgtttgcatattcgagctgtatcaaacatcgcaaaccattttcgaagcctgcatacaagtttgaaccgcatatatcgtcccgctctactatagcgaaacccactgcacagacaagtgcaaagcaataaatgatacaagaaaaattacgtcatcattcggtcaccatttgcggagagcaacgaatgggaaaagagagcggtggtgctagtaaaactatgcggtctatatgaatatacatatttcaagggatagcggcattaaaaatggaaaatataatccgactacccttcccttagcctctatcgagctagataatcatatagtttgcactctctgagactttaAAATCAGTATCTgttacattagctgaatatgaatcgtTTGCTTTGCGTAGTCCCGTACGATCCTATTTTtccatgatgcatggagaggtcgatatgcagatgttagaggcacagaagaaaataaactttctgcaccgaaacggtatatgatggttttgcttgcgtgtcggtgtatcatgaagtgcgaaccgatgcaaAGTTGTCTCATTctattttgtgtcgtgatttacagcacataacaacaaaagaatgccgctgggggaaatgatttctaTATGaccatatttgaacgaacgaaagcgattttttcagtgaatggatcatttggcaaacactgggaGAGAGAcaaaagagattataaataaatataggcgatCACTACAAGGTTAACTATAaggctatataaagtgagcgatggtggggcttggccacattctatcatcggacgccaagcaggaaagacgctatcttgaaattgattttcagcataagatattgctgcatttgccggggatgtatgcggtgcgataccgcaagagtgagagacaggagtttcaatgggatgtggagcaggagagcctatcgaagtgtgttaaaaacggtggaagcgtcgcgccgggtgaatgagtggctaatcgcACTCGATTTGATAaaatgctggagtttttaaacggttttgttTAGccgtgacatatttgtatgtttgtatgtaacatgtttgtctatggcgctgtaccacatgatttgaaatttgacctctttcctgttgaccgattgatctgaaatttggaacacaactTTATCTCTgcaatcattataaaactgcatatttcatgatattgaaaatccaagatggcgaccgctacaaaattcTCAAATTCTCAAAACCCtaacaatatgggtatcaaatgaaagggattgactagtagaacacagttatttatgaaaaatgcaaatccaaaatggccgccaccacaaaatggcagattacataatttctctaaaccccatcaatatttgtatcaaatgaaggaattgactagtagaacacagtcattcatgaggagtgcaaagcccaattatatcacgataccagacggtaaattcctacactgcgtttcacaactatagaaccactcattttttctgagtttcctgagatatgtaagaagtcggttgaatcgaAGTATATAATGTCGGATATAAAATCtatcttcatttgaaagacttgccatttgaactttattattgtgtttaggcgcgaaacaatcaaaaaactaaaattccagtgtttcaaaactatagaaccagatgttgtagtgtgtatcacaTTCTACACAGAGGATACTGTCCGTTCAGACTCTTCagatcactcatactgcttgtaaactgctcctactattcgtacgatcacttcttataagttcttgataggattttgatctggtaaacaagctgaccagtccagaatatgAAGCCCTCATTCATCAAATCATGGCATAACTTTTCGGATTCTATGAATTGATACCCAATTaccacattgtttttgatgtaaaacttcagtaaatgattctgaagtactttgttgcacttctgactgttcatttgttgtgaaacgcagtgtattacgatatgcttgaccctgcaacatttgcaccgcacgacatttgcacgtcaaactttgattttttcgtatttgaatctaaacgtttgagtgtttgctgagtgctgaggttttattttatcctttgatttttttttctgtaattttgtacattcgaataatggacacccctaggtatagtcctacgtctctacggttatgtccccgacattacccacccgtcgtTGCTTATGATATACCGAACGCGTATATATTCTAGTTTcgtaacaatttaaaagtgaaTTCCACAAGGGAAATAAAGTCATAGCATAATTACCTTTATTCTCTTATCTATCGCCTTCCGATACACACAGATAATAACATTGTTAACTGTGTTATTTATGCCTCATCCAAGGTTGGGGGTAGCATCTTCGCAGCGAAGCAGAATCGTACTCGCACAGCTAATTCATAAATCACTTCAGCTTTAACCGGCGACATCCGCACAACACAAACAGCACAGCAAACAAATCACATCGACAAGGAGCGCACGATAAACACTTATTCGCCACAAGAAGATGATGGATGCAAAGACAAGACTGAATAAATTAAAAGGCATCATACCAGAGACAGCGAGGTTCGGAATAAGTGGAAgaataaattgaattcaatttaacTCGCTGCGAATAGCGCGCGAATGAGAAAATACGCGCAAAATTAATGtgatttcttttttattatacGCGGACCTCTCCTCAATCGCTCAAGCTTCCCTCGACCACTGCCGGACACTTCCAATTAACTCATTTATGGAAACAATTCTCAGAACAGCGGAAGAATATGACCGTGTGAATGAATTATCTTCCAAATTTTTGCTCGTCTAATGAAGCGAAAATCTGAgtcgaaacaaagaaaaaaactaATCGAAATTAGAGGTCTCTCCAATGATAGAATCGGAATAAAAACAATCGATAGTTTTATGCACAACACTTCATTATCGGTCAGATAAATTACCAAAACAATATTGTCACAGTACCGAATCAAACACTGACCGATTGACAGTTTAGAAACCCGAGTACATCAAGAAACCAATGCATATCAACGAGCTCGAGGTCTGAAAATCATGGCTTATTCAACAGTGTGAGTAAAGATAGAATAGTAAACAAACGTCACTTGATCGTACGCACCATCGATTTTTGTTAGGTATTCATGGAACGAACACACATGCTATAATTGCCAGACCTTCTTACACGGTAACATTGGTATcgaaagaaatttgttttcttcatgcgTTTGCTGTCGATAGAACATAAAACACCGGTGCGTATGTGTGATGCAACTTTTTCTGCGTAACACAGCACACACACATGCACGCACACTACACTACACTACCTTCTCACTCTCCCTGCTTCCAACGAAATTCGATGATTCATACGCGGCTGACACCCATGTGTAGGTGTGTTCGGAAACACTTTTTTCCTTCTCATCAACTCTGTGTTCACCCGTGAGCGAAGAGTAAGAAAATTTTCGCGAGTTTCCGGCACGGTCTATATAAAACTTGGATATTCAGAATAACCAGCTTTTCCCGGAGAAATGCACGTCACCATACGCCACTCGTCAGCGGAAAGAAACTCCTTTTGCGAACACGTCTCGACCACGATTATTGGTTTTGTGCCCAGAAAGTTACACACTCCTTCCAgtgatcaaacgaatccgacacAAGGTTGCGCGAGAAAAACACAAGCGGAAGATGACAAGTCCTATGACGAACTGCTGGGTTCTCAAGCTGCgtaactgctgctgctgctgggtgAGATGACGGTTCTTCGTATTGGAAAAAAGTAAACATGACACTGGAACTTTGCACCAGGGAGTTGGTTAAGAACGCGATGAGCTTTTTCGTATAAGATAGGGCTGTGACTTGCTGCCTGAGAGGTGAGcagggatgccagatatgaagacattttgaattttgttgaaactttttgAAGACATTTCAAAGCATTTGAAGTAACCTTTCTTTTGAAAAACGTTGAGCGGGAAAAGTGAATTAtgttgtccgattttgggtgttttcacgcaactggtaaatgcaaatcgatttttcttcatgagatATATGATTaggacgagtttgggtttgtagAAAAGCTCAAGGGGTTCAAATTGTAaactttttatgtttttaacgattctcttcaaagagaaattaggtcgcctagttgcaaaaccggccaattccaaaaataaaaaaaaatacaggaaaGTCGATTTTGTGTAGCATTATGCCATCCGTTTTGCAGCACATCATGATTTTCTAACGCGTGTTCTATAAGGAATTGATCGATATTGGAACTGTTCCCAACTACCAATACGTGTAAAAATGTATCCAAGGTCTCAAAACCCGAAAAAACGGAATTTCGCAAACTTGTGGAGTTGGCCGGTTTTGCAACTAGGCAACACAATTATGATACACTCATCTGatgcctcacttttgtgaggaaataatatGAGTGTCTACTGGGCTTCATCACCTTAAGAGACGAGACCCATCattgaagtatcttttcatgcaactGATACTTGTCAGTAAATAGAGGAGGCATTGATCTGGAATCCCAATAATTACTTATTTCATCGACagttcgtattcaattgaggactTGCTAATGCtaaagtgagcacggtctggagtgaATAATGGGAGACAAAAATCTGACGCTGTATGGTGGTGATAAAtcctcataaaccgagattgtatatttagtcTAGGAATGTCTTCGAAATGTTCaatcacaagtgaaattctgaGAAAATGTTTCCGGAATCGGTTATGTAAAGGTGTTACTCTTGTCAGAACCTCGAGattcatgttatgcgttgagcgCATTCACCCAAGAGCAATGATATTGAATCCATTTCAATTTTAGAAGATGACTTTTAGTTGCTAAGAGAAGCAGCATTATGAGATCTCCAAGATGAGCTCCTTACAATGTGGCGCAAATCGAACGGAGAAAGTTGATCCtcttttggcattttatttcaaatacgtaatgtggtaATGGCTGGATAACGTTTTCGTCCAAaggcttaagttgcaattgggctgagAACGGCTTTCGAGTAAGTATTACCAGTTCAGTTTTCTATGAAGAGAATTCGGTCCCCAAATTCTTTGCCCAAGAGGAGTTTTGTAAGGAATTTTACAATGGTCTTTGTAAGTTTACCACATGCAGATCACTTACTGAAAGTTGTCAGTTGCCCGAGgataaagttcattcgcttacTGACAATAAAATCGTACAAgatgttattcaaaattccaggtaGCCTACATCTGCGCAGATTGTCTGATAGAATTTTTATGGCAAACGAATCAGAATCACCCAGGAATACTACTCCTTTTGCGCAAAGGCCTGTTGAATATCTGTGGAatgcaacgctagacaatcgtttgttctcCCGCTCtcgcgaaacccaaattgtgtacttgatagttAATAATTTGCCCTGATTCATAGATCGAGTAttcggcagtcgcccacaacaaaaaaGTGACTTGGCTAGAAAATgtattgactagcgttgactcgtgaggatgactggtgatctagtccagtcagtggttattttaactgacgcgactaatgaatacaaatctgcctcgtcattcaactgacttctatCCAcacttccccctgacactaactttacacccgcgtacgcaatcttatttttacgtccatataaagaggaatgaaaacatgatttctgaggcaaaaaagaagttcaatggacggtttattgtctacgcatcgtgaactcaaaccaacgaacttagacatttatcgaGTGtgttataaaggtcctcgcgttagtattagtaaatagcgtgcaaaatagcacacactgcacgctattttatacgtttgagtaattttcgtgtacgatacaaaagaatctagctcacctgtagcgtatgtcaaaccacgttgaactcaaacatcgatgcatgcacccGTACGTGggtgagagaaagagaggaacgaattcgttttgggggaagtagACTTTCCGAGATCTCGCATAGCACGCAAAAGAGACAGTGTGCTTTGCGTTATCCAGTCTCGCATCTCACAAAGTCATTGGTAGCTGTCTGCAACAAATGAGTGAGGCAGAAGGCAGCCGAGCGAGCAGActttcgagagacgagtatcgatttttcTTCCTCACAACTCTcccatgtgcaagcgatgagaccgagctttagcacgcgagcttgggattggctctttctcttcagtttcacgaatgcggtggtttgttggtgtgcgttatatagtttgatttgtttgtatgtgcgatgacaaatgtacagtgtcgacgtctggtggcgatattagtgcttgggaggtaaattattctctatcagatcagaaggccaagtgcagtgtaaaaatataaaagtttgaatgaaaatttctgcttcatattgtttgattacttaACACATGTaatcctgacactcacttaaccatttgtcgatgaattcctgtttgttccacaaataattactattataatataaaatcatcatcagacacagttttATTTCTATAAATTCTTGTAATTTCGGAAAAAAGCCtcatatttcatcacataaaataagtattcgtaaattttcattcataattttgaattcgaaagcatgtttattcacctgaatatccatcaatATTTTCGCcttccaatgaaagcacacgaaacttaatgccgtctacgcgaatatattcctcaaaatcagaatccgatttggattacgattccaatataAAAAAGCAatagcagcaggttttccattttcatagtgcttttttttagattttccaaaacaatactcgtaacttcacagttcagtatagttgtattgatgaacccgagtgcgaacccgtgaaacatctcagtgcgaaactaacagctttcggggtgaaactgagtgaataaaagtcgcaggagggttgtgttcgagacacgaccgcatagttgacgtaggattccgttaggctatctgtcgattttggatatgtttgaagaattccatcgttaaactctttgataatgatttggttttaatgtctctgttaggcaaggcgcaaattgagacgcatatagcgcgagtaacttggcgcgatatagcgcctgtttatgtggctaatgaaaacagatagaacggcacaaattggccagatgacgcgagatggtggagcgctcgtgagacacgactcgcgcgacgctgtggctgaaccacagtttctcgtgctggtcatgccggttgtggtagttgtgttggtgaacaatcatatagcgccgtgggtttgacactgtatggctgtactggtcgggtgactgtgttagtaaataaatatatcgcgcaactctgtgttaatcagtcattgtatgcgagtggcatgttatttacaccaaactgcgactcaatatgcgctccaccacgctacgtttgtggcacgtatgagtcgtgttggtagtctcgcgttcgcttacgagcgctatacgcttctcaatttgcgcatagccttagggaacacattgcggtagaaacaaaagttccccctacttccatgtatttgcaatgtcgattttccacaggcagcttggttttgaggtctctgttagggactcgccgcatgtgtcatcaatttcgaccaatcagaagtgggtatttccgttaggataggggttgagatttttcaattgttcgatagttagtctcatgacatatattattttttcaatacaaaaaattgttatggagtgtcgaaatcgattgacgcaaaaatttcatcaatccatcaagaaatgactgagcaattttcacgtttaaactgagcgtttaaatttggaaaattttcacgatgtgctcgattttcgattttcaatttgtaccccaatatgttcccgaaagacgtaatcctacgtattGACGGCAGTTAGTGTGGCACTGGGGTTGGAactgaacaaaaaacaaattcgctAATAGTCAGTTTGGAACTAACCCAGTATCAAAAACGTATTCGCTAGAATATTTATTCTCGCCAGCGCGTGTGTGAATCAACTCTTGCTCGATCAATGGCACGACAGTTCTGCAAAATTGTTGCTGGTGGAAAAAAGAATCGAATAAACGCTAACAGCTGATAGCAGCTATCGACGATGgtaatataatttttgttagttGATTTGTCACTTCTAGTGAGATTTTAGTCGAATCATTTCAAGAGAACATCTCATAACTtcaatacaatatttttttaacacatACATCATATGACAGGGACCCAGTGCATTAGCTCATTAAAGTCGAGTAACATCCTTATTTACGTAAACTAAATCGATAGTATGATTTATGGCTGATCTATTGCTTCAGCTATACCTCACTATATTTCATTAATGAATTTTGTATCTGGAGAGCATTATTTAATTGGTAACTTTTACGTATGGAATAAAAATATCAACTGTTTTGCAGACAGCATTtgtaaggctaggcgcaaattgagaagcgtatagcgctcgtaagcgaacgcgagactaccgacacgactcatacgtgccacaaacgtagcgtggtggagcgcatattgagtcgcagtttggtgccactcgcatacaatgactgattaacacagagttgcgcgatatatttatttactaacacaatcacccgaccagtacagccatacagtgtcaaacccacggcgctatatgattgttcaccaacacaactaccacaaccggcatgaccagcacgagaaactgtggttcagccacagcgtcgcgcgagtcgtgtctcacgagcgctccaccatctcgcgtcatctggccaatttgcaccgttctatctgttttcattagccacaaaaacaagcgctatatcgcgccaagttactcgcgctatatgcgtctcaatttgcgccttgcctaagTGTGAAAGAAACATTCGCGCCACGAAGTAAGTCGAAATGTTAGTCGATCTGGATGCACTGTCGATTTCGAAGTCTCTCATCGAGAAAGCTCCGAAGCTGTAGAATTTCGAAGACTGAGTGCTCGTCTTGTGGTTTGTTTACTCGATTGTTTAGGATTCGAACGCCGGCATGCATCGAAACAACattaaatgtaaacaaaaataatgTTATAAATGACCATCGACCGAAAGAATTTCCACAATGAAGTTTCGTGCCATAATAACCAATTACGTGAACATGAGAGAGCTAATCGATATTCTGACAACATTCGCCCGCATCAACAAGTTCCTCGTGATCAACATCCAGCCGAAGAAGTTTATCATTCAAACGGAAACTGAGGTCGAATCCGGGCAGTGCCTTTGGTGCGAAATAGACGCAACAAGCAGGGAAGGCTTCTTCAGTGACTATGTGATGGATGGAGTGGACCAGTCCCACAACCAGATTTTTCTCACCGTTACCGCAATCAGTTTGGTTCAGGCATTGTCCTACATACGGGGAAATGCGGTCGAGTATTTAAAGATCAAACTGGCCAAGGCGACAATTGCGTGTTTGGCGATTGAGATAAGCGGGACGTGTCACATCGAGACCGATGTTGTACGTCCGAAGGTGCAGCACGAGGTACCCGTGACGGTGGTCCCCCGCAGTGAGTGGAGCAATTTCGAGCTGCCCCTGGAAATGATGTATGACCTATCGATGCTGCTGCCTTCGTTCAAATCGCTGAAGGGATTGATTGataagaagaaaaatatatcCCCCGCGATTACGGTGTACTGCACGTTGGCGGGCGAGTTCTCGCTTGTGGTGGAGACGAGCGTTGTTACGGTGGCAAGTCACTATAAAGGACTGGAGTGTGCCCGGGCGAGAACCACAGATGCAAACTCGGGGGATATCCGCGAAGCGGCCTGCAAGGTAGACTCGAAGAAGCTAGCGAATCTCCTGGAGAGTATTCACTTTTATGATATGAAAATGTTTGCGAACATCAAGAATGATCAGCTGCTTAATATTATGTTTGAAATGAAGGACGGGGTATTCCTGAACCTGGTGCTGCCGGCGGTTGATTTCGAATAAAAGAAAGGTTTTATTAGGCATTCCAATGAATcatcatttgttttattttaactATGAAAAGCGACTAATGTGAAGGGTTCCATACTGTAGCTTCGTTCGAACTCGAGCTCGAGGACCGAAACGTCCCGATGACTTCTCGCATTTAAGCCCtctttctaaatatatattagaATGTCTGTTGATTTTccgatgagtgatt
The Toxorhynchites rutilus septentrionalis strain SRP chromosome 2, ASM2978413v1, whole genome shotgun sequence genome window above contains:
- the LOC129769719 gene encoding checkpoint protein HUS1, encoding MKFRAIITNYVNMRELIDILTTFARINKFLVINIQPKKFIIQTETEVESGQCLWCEIDATSREGFFSDYVMDGVDQSHNQIFLTVTAISLVQALSYIRGNAVEYLKIKLAKATIACLAIEISGTCHIETDVVRPKVQHEVPVTVVPRSEWSNFELPLEMMYDLSMLLPSFKSLKGLIDKKKNISPAITVYCTLAGEFSLVVETSVVTVASHYKGLECARARTTDANSGDIREAACKVDSKKLANLLESIHFYDMKMFANIKNDQLLNIMFEMKDGVFLNLVLPAVDFE